The DNA region tatttttttttcggttcctatatatacatctcgttgaactttatttcatttgcaccacttgtattaacaagtttctctctctaaaaataccTCCCTTTctttagtaattatgtattttttttaacgaAGTatggtttttttaaaaataaagtggttgcattttctccgtattcacgtcgaaattttaattccggaaattatctaatttgtgaatttttttaatgtgggaattccgcagggaattctgctactgtgcagtgggaattccgtatgacgtggcagggcAGTGGAAAGTCCATATGACgtgacatgaggtgtttttgggaattccactccactgctgatgctcttacgGAAACGATTGACGAGTCCACCTTAGCATTCTGAGGTGCCATGTCAAATCAAAATTGCCACCTACTCGATTTTATGGCAATCTTTCACAAAGTTCTTGATAACATCTGTCAGCTTCAAAATTCGTGGAAAaaacattttaattttgatcGTAGGGCTTATCACTCGAAGAGGGGATTATATATTCACGTCATATTGATTCTGAATTCTACAATATTTATGGATAACTCTAATAGTGTCCATAATGGTGGCCTTCaaaggccaccaaatgtggcccggccaccattcgtggctctcttgtggccttcacaatggtaaaagtcaaaattataacaaaaataacaagggccaccaaatgtggccctttaaaaaaaattaatttatttttttttaatgttttttttaatttaactttattaaatttttgtaaACTAATAATTTGAGAtctaacataatttaataaagttacgaattatagataaattttcgtcgtattttttataggggaaaattctacaacgaaattttttaaaaaacacaacataaaaagataaaaaaacgtCACCGCTAActactcggtggcgtcatcggaatccggcacatcttcttcacctcctccaccgccgccgacaCCGGCCCCACTGCCGCTGGCTTCGCCCGTCGCCGACCCATCGGAGAAGCCCAACTTCGACCTCAACCTAAGAATGAGGTCGTAGTACATCATCTTGGTGATAGGGTCCGTCGACTTCTCGTACAAGGACAAGTTATCCTGGAGTTGCTTCATCATCTGCACCTCCAGTGTTTGAGTCAACGCCGCGGTCGGTGGTGAAGGGTGTTGTGTCGCCGCGCTCGCCCGAGAGACTTGGGAAGCGGATCTAGCTTCCCGGATGGCGGATTGTTTTCAACTGTTCCCATGTGTATCTATCAGATTCAGACAGAGGAGACGGGGAGTattggaattgggaggattggaatTGCTGGGACGGGTTGTTGATCGCGCCCATATTCGGTCGGTAGTCCCCGAACCCCGATGGTTGGCGAACCAAGTTCCTTTGCTGGGATGGCTGGACCCGGAATTGGGGCGAGTGCGGACTCCACGTCTGATTGGGGAAGTTGTCGTATCCCGAGTCTCCATACCCCGGGGAAttaccatctccaccttgcattttttgtagtgtttgagagtgtaaaatgaagggattggaagtgtagaatgaagtgaaaaaatggaaatgagagtgtatatttataaaaaaatttcgaaattaaaaaaaaaaaatttatttgccGCGGCCTAGCCGTGAAACGCGGCTCGATGCaatggagggccgcggctcacacggctcagccgcgtgaaggccgcggccgcggctcagCCACGTCTCTCGCCCTAGGGCCCCGGCTCTCGGCCTCTGCAATGGGGTGCAGCGCACCGAGCCGCGGGCTGCGGCTCCTCCATTGGGAAACtctaagagcgtccactataatgtggacgcggctatagccgcgtttgggacggaagcggggcggcttatagtgggaagggtgtccgccgcgggggtggacgcggcgggtggGGAGGGGCGGCGAACGCGCGATCGccgactccggggcgaggacgcggctgagGGTGGctggagagagaaggagtggggctatagccgcggctgtcTATTGCTATAGCCGCGGCTGACGCGGCGGCGCGGCGGTTCGATTCGGGGGCGGCGGTGGGAGGGGCTGTCCGCCCCCTATAGTGACACTctaacaaacaaaaaaatcgAAACAAATAACCGTATTTGGCTGCGTGGACACCTTAAACATTATGGAAGACAGCGTGTTTCCACGTGCATTCGCCATCGAAAGAACTAAAGAGAGTGTGTCGTGTTAGATAAACACGTGCCaagaaaaacaaataattatttgGCACGTGTTTCCCCTATCAATTGGTGCAATCCAATAATATACTAGTAATTACATCATATTGGATGCATAATTCCTTTTAGTTTATTCAATTTACGTGTGAAACCTCTACACAGAATGGATCTTTTTTCTTCGTAAGTAAATgaacattttcttttattttctctagGTAATATTTAAGTAATGATCTTTTTGAGTAGTAGTATAATAGGGTTCTAAATATCATACTAATAAGGGCAAATTACCCAAGTATGATCGGCCCCCGACtctaaaattaattgaaaaaattataaaatttggataTGTTCATAATAATCCtataatgatattttttgatgAAATTGTATCAGATatgtcaataaaaaaaaatatggtgATGTCATCACCAGCGAATAAAACAATGTCGTTTATTCATAAACACTTAATACAATATCATTTGATTAGAAATATCAACTATATATTACTCCTCCGTCCGTCATTACTTGTCactagttttctttttagtaagTCCGCCTATACTTGTCATATTTACTGCTTTTGGTAATGAactccacatttcactaactcatttatattcacattttatttaaaatttaatatataaaaataggatctacattctactaactttttaaattcactttttattacatttcttaaaatacgcATCAAGTCAACTTGTGCCAAGTATtggcagacggagggagtatttactaTGTGATGATTGCGAACAAATCCTGAATTTAACGAACAAATCctgaatttatgaattttatcaactagtaattttttttaaatcgtaCAAAGgaccaaaatttgaaaaataaaagtgatGGGATCTTGTCAATTTGTGATTTTAATAATTTGAGGAGTATATGGGTCTTAATTTTATAACCAAATTGAAATATGAAGCTGACATAGCACAGTTGAAATTGTAATTAGAGGTAGACAAGTACATATATGTAGAGCATGTCATCAAACACCACAAACACCACATATCAAAATAGAGTAATTCAATTTCCATTAGAGCAAAAAAAATGTTGGCTATTTCTCCACAATTTTGTTCATATGCCATGATGGGTTATGAAGAAGAAAATTTAAGCTACTTttgtagagagagaagagaTACCTCAGATCTCCCAATCGATGATTTTACAAATGGAGTTGATGGTGATAAGAAGATGAAGAAACTCAACCATAATGCAAGCGAGCGTGATCGTCGCAAGAAAATGAACACTTTGTATGCCAATCTTcgctctcttcttcctcctcaaGATCACTATGTAAGACCTCTCTTCGGTTGCTATGATTACatgtgatttaagaaaatgacaaATTTATCTCTTTTTCAATTATCTTTTCAAAAAATTTAGTCAATGACAAAGTATTTAGATCCATCTTTAAAATATCActtacaacaacaacaacaaaatcgttaaggatatttttaatacaattaagGACTCTAATTTGTGTAATTGAAAGCATCctaaacttttcaacacaaatgattgcgtctcaatttttatctcctaaaaagataaatttttttgtagtgtatcAAGATTAAATTGTTTTTCATGATCCCAATAACTATTATTGAATCCTAGACATATCTGACTGTGTATCTCACTGTTATCTTGTCTAACGCAAAACTTTGTTGCAGAAAAAGTTGAGCATTCCGGCCACAATTTCAAGAGTGCTGAATTACATAACTGAGCTGCAGGCAGAAGTGGAGAGACTGAAACACAAGAAGGAGAGATTCATCTCCAAAATTTCAGACAAGAATCACATAAACTTAAAGAAATCAACCTCCAACTCAGCAGCTTCAGCAACTCCAATCAACGACGTCGAAGTCGTGATTCAGATTTGCATTCCCAAGGCAGAAAAGGGTTCATTTTCTGAAGCAATCTCCAGATTGGAAGAAGATGGTTTTCTCATGGTCAATGCTTCGTGTTTCCAATCATTTCAATCTAGGCTTTTCTATAATCTCCATTTTCAGGTATGGataataattaatcatttattattattattattattattattattattattattagtttaaaTGATGAAATCTTTGGGAGTAAGTTTTTGTTATTGATTTGGGTTCTGGTTTTTAACAGGCACAAGATGGTCAAGTGATAGATGCTGAAAAGTTCAAGGAGAAATTGTGGCCTTTAATCTAGAAGAGATTTTGTATGTTCATGTCGTATTTTAATCTTatgtatattattttattagtggAGGCTATAGTGGGCATTAAATAATGATATAGATTATAGAACAAGAGGCGGAGAGTAGTTAAGAAGAAGTGTGTACTAACGTTCATGAAGTTGTGGAATCCCACTATATATACTTTATAGTATTAGATAATTTTTTAGGTATGTACATAATTGAGCACCAATGATAGAAATCTATGGGTtctattttaaaactaatagggtgataggaggagtgacTTATGGGATTTATATACTGGTTTCAGTATTCTCTTGACATCCGATGTGTGAtgggtttgttgggttacaaatccatcccacatcgaatgagtgggggaagttggaaggtgtatataatttctgTCCAAcctcaattagtttgaggctttttgggagtgacccaaataTAAATCCATgagggcttgacccaaagcggataatatcaaactaataCCGCCGACGCCGACAATCCTGACAAGTGGTATTAGAGCCAGGTTGGCGTCGGGTCTGGTCTGAGAGACCCATGTTCGAGTGGGGCCGACGATCCTGACAAGTCTGAGTTGGGCCCGTAATGTGTctcgatgtggtctcggtttgaggggaggtttgttgagtacaaacctatcccacatcgaaaatCTGAGGAAAGTTAGAAGGTGTATATAATCTTGTCCAACCCTAATTAATTATAGatcttttaaggggtgagtgactcatttctaatgaTTAAGACTTAAGTTAAATAATGTTCTTAAGATTATTCTATGGATGGAAATTATTGCATCTCTCTTATACAAGATGTAATATGGCTGATCTGCGGGCATGGAACTATAGAATGAAACCAACGAAATAATATTAATCCATAAACGGAAATGGACATTATGGCAATATCATAATGGGATTGAAACGGTAATTATATActcctccctccgtcccttaaaatttgGCACCATTTGAcctgacacggattttaagaaatgtaatagaaagttggttgaaaaagttagaaacacgtgagtcctacttttatatattagttttaaaataaaatgtgagtgtaaatgagttagtggaatgtgaggtttactaccaaaaatggtaaaagtgaaaggtgacaaatttttaaggacggacgaaaaaggaaataaataataaattttcagggacggagggagtatctcttTAGGATTCACTCTAGCATTTAGAAATTGGTTTATCGATAAAGATACATGTACTTGATGCCCCGCCCAAGAAAGAGACCCAAGTCCTAGTAGCCCCGCTAAATGGTGATTCAACATAGATTCTACATCTTGAAACCAAGCCAATTTTGGGGCCGCTTTATGATAATGGGACCAACCAACAAAAAAGATATTCTCTCCATCCCAACCTAACTAAGATGTTTCTATTttgacacaagattttaggtAAATGTGTTTAGTTGATTAAATTATTACTCCACTCCTGCTATAATAGAATTCCCTTTTTGCCATTTTCACATGGTCCCAAATCAaagtcttatttcacttttattatttttggcaaatgaatctacattccactaactcacttcactcatatttgattataaaataatgtataaaagtaggtctcacaGGAAATTAACTTTTTCTATACTActtacaaagtcaaacaatttcttaagaCCTGTGTTGTAAAAAAATGGGACTTCTATTGGGACCGGAGAGAGTAATCATAAAGTTAGAGGGAggaataagagcatccacaatggtctaGGACCTCCCATAGccttcccactgccacatcatctaacactaaaatcctcctgccacatcatctggatatgcaactggacatcaaatagctctCACATAGCCTATCcgcatcactaataacaattatataaatttaatttacaattgtagcaacatacggaattttaCGAGATAAATACAGggaaattgaataatactattaaaatttcaaaaagtacaataattttaaaaaaatatatttaaaaaaaattacgtaaatttaaataaaaactaatgccTTCCAATCCTCCGTGCctacaactcttcaattaaatctttttagagtcgaatatgagcctccgtctgatgcatgtcggcatgtgcttggaggagggcttcttcatcgtgaggtaccccacctcgtacgttggcgacGGCGACGctgtggcttggaccggcttcatcatcgtcattggcccaatcagtcagttgtacaccttcatcttcgacaatcatgttgtgcatgataatacaggcgtacattatatcagcaatgcagtcgacatgccacaaacgcgttggtcccttaactgcagcccatcgcgcctgaagcacaccaaatgcgcactccacgtcctttcgcgccgactcctgccgcgtcgcaaagtaggccttcttcgcatctgatgcgcaccggatcgtcttcacaaagacgggccacctagggtatatcccatccgccaagtagtagcccatatcatgttggttgccgtcggcgacaaaactgatggccggaccgacgccctggcactgctcgttgaaaaggggcgacgagttgaggacgtttaggtcgttgttcgaaccgactatcccaaaatacgcatgccaaatccacagccggtaatcagctacggcctcgaggtaccggcggctgcatataactctgcatccatcgatcaacatcacgactcgtataggcatctagctcttcgttcagcatacgctcgtactcatcagcatccccatcactaccaccaccaccactaccaccggcattactcatttcttaaattgatcttgtacagaaagaaagatagagagagtactcgttaaaacaagtggtgcgaatgaaaatgacgtccaaagcgcgtatatatagtgttttcgaaaaaaaaattaaattctgacgccggtctgacgccgatccggggcctacaatggcgccgtgaggatcggcgttagaaccggcgtcaccacactaatcggcatgggtacgccgaaattgacgccgatttcgccgacgccggtcgcaatggttcggcgtcagaaccggcgtcggcgaaaaatcggcgtcgcgattttgacgcctCCATTGGTGATGCTCTAAAGTAAGAGTGGGAATAAAGTATGAAGGAGAAAGATAGAATAAAGTTATGAGATAAGATTAAGTAAGAGAAATatgatgataaagtaagaaagattgTTGAGTTAATTATTGTCAAATAATAAAAACGTCTTATTTAAGTTGGAATGTACCAAACAAAAAAACGTTTCACTTAGActtagacggagggagtatactttatttttaattaaatttatatatatttatagtatattttcttattcacattaatttgtttattaataACACCTATTTAAGGACATAGATGTAGATTAGGGGATAGGATCTTCTGTTGTGCCAAAGAACATATCAGGAAATACTGTGgttaaaacacacaaaaaattgTGCTTGAAACGCAGCAGTAGCCAAGGTATATTTTCATTTCTTCCAACTTCATTCTTTACGCCTTTTATTCTTGTTTCATTCAATTTGATTTAGCTAATTTTAGGAGCCAACTTCATCAAATTGTATTTCAGAAACAATATTTTAGAATGGTAGTCAATAGCTACCCTTATAGGAACagaatagaaattaaaaaaacgtaaagaaaagaaagagaaaaagaaaatggaagaaatGAAAACATACCTTGCCTGCTACTGCGTTTCAAGCACAATTTTTGTGCGTTTAACCACAATATTTCTTGTTGTGCTCTTTGGCACAACAGAGGAGCCTATCCCATTAGATTATGCATATACTCCattatttatgcatttattgtatttatcatatttatttattgatatatcatcaaacttttaaaatattataattttatcagttttaCATATTGTTAAGGAAGAATTTCCTCAACGATAGAATTCCGTGTTGAACGTCGCgagagcttttgcccgtcgatcaatccggcgttgaaattagggtttgtgcACGATGAAAAAGAGAAGAGAGTGTGAGAATAAAAttgaaggataattgatatttcttgatttaTTGAAATGGATAACATTGtcaactatttataatagttgatactaacttaatgagcaagacaaaatatatgaaatagatatgcactccctaaatatctaactaaataatgcaactaaataataatgtgagatatgaaatatatatggaataataaacgtatcaactcccctgtggttaaaatccaccttgtcctcaaggttgGAACCACGACATAATGAAGAGCGACGCGAACAGAAGCTTTGGCGAGCTctcccctcctggatcaagCGCACACCGAATGGTTAAACGACTCCCTTCATTATTCCCATAAAAATTCACCGAGGGAAGACCATGTTGGATACGAGTCATGGCAGACTTGGAAGCAATATTGTGGTCGTGATATTCCAGGGCTACAACGGGGAGCATGTCAACGCGTTCAAGAATACTCAAACAGTGTGTGTCAATGCGTGGAGGGATCAACCGTGCATCagcgtcgagcgatgttgattgATGTTTCATACTTGTAAcatcaccgacatgcaaatctACATAGAGAACGACAATGTTCATCAAACCTTTTGGAATTACATATGCAACTTCATCTCCAACAAATGCACCTAGTTCAGCACCTCCTTTCTGAACCAATTCTTCAGATTCTAATCCA from Salvia splendens isolate huo1 chromosome 9, SspV2, whole genome shotgun sequence includes:
- the LOC121747466 gene encoding transcription factor bHLH100-like; translation: MLAISPQFCSYAMMGYEEENLSYFCRERRDTSDLPIDDFTNGVDGDKKMKKLNHNASERDRRKKMNTLYANLRSLLPPQDHYKKLSIPATISRVLNYITELQAEVERLKHKKERFISKISDKNHINLKKSTSNSAASATPINDVEVVIQICIPKAEKGSFSEAISRLEEDGFLMVNASCFQSFQSRLFYNLHFQAQDGQVIDAEKFKEKLWPLI